In one Mucilaginibacter ginsenosidivorax genomic region, the following are encoded:
- a CDS encoding NADH-quinone oxidoreductase subunit J family protein, with translation MSLVRVLFYFMGFIAVASALYAASTTNLVRSIFVFFVTLFALAGLYVLAMADFVAVTQVVIYVGGILVLILFAFMLSGKETLDVLRQQKGKFFSIGKLPAILLAALFFIVMINVVLKADVNNLSWVKASIANNNTITPNAVMIDNIGVNLMTRYLLPFEAISVLLLMALVGAAHLSRKEAGA, from the coding sequence ATGAGTTTAGTCCGCGTGCTGTTTTATTTTATGGGTTTTATAGCGGTGGCTTCGGCGCTGTACGCGGCATCAACCACCAATTTGGTGCGCAGCATATTTGTATTTTTCGTTACTCTGTTTGCCCTGGCCGGGCTATACGTTTTGGCCATGGCCGATTTTGTGGCTGTTACGCAGGTAGTAATTTACGTTGGGGGAATATTGGTACTCATCCTGTTTGCCTTTATGCTATCAGGTAAAGAAACGCTTGATGTTTTGCGGCAGCAAAAAGGTAAATTCTTCAGCATCGGCAAATTGCCTGCAATATTACTTGCGGCCTTGTTTTTTATCGTGATGATCAATGTTGTATTAAAGGCCGATGTAAATAACCTAAGCTGGGTAAAAGCTTCTATCGCCAATAACAATACCATTACCCCAAACGCGGTGATGATTGATAATATAGGCGTTAACTTAATGACGCGTTACCTTCTGCCCTTTGAGGCTATTTCTGTTTTATTGCTGATGGCACTGGTTGGCGCGGCCCACCTGTCACGTAAGGAGGCCGGGGCATGA
- the nuoK gene encoding NADH-quinone oxidoreductase subunit NuoK, whose amino-acid sequence MITLTDFLIVSVMLFCIGLYMIVSKRNAIQILIGIELILNAAILNLVAFGKHDATNNSGQVFALFAIVLAAATTAVALAIILNVYRKYKTIDPGKINNLRD is encoded by the coding sequence ATGATTACCTTAACTGACTTTTTGATTGTGAGTGTAATGCTGTTTTGCATCGGCCTGTACATGATCGTATCCAAACGCAACGCCATCCAGATATTGATCGGCATCGAACTGATATTAAATGCCGCCATACTAAACCTGGTAGCCTTTGGTAAACACGATGCTACCAACAACAGCGGCCAGGTTTTCGCCCTGTTTGCCATTGTACTGGCTGCGGCCACAACGGCGGTTGCGCTGGCCATAATCCTCAACGTGTATAGAAAATATAAGACCATTGATCCGGGTAAGATTAATAATTTGAGGGATTGA
- the nuoL gene encoding NADH-quinone oxidoreductase subunit L: MNNTLSHTDLTLVTCALAAVASPLLAALVNFCLPVKSKIAGWASTVAILLSCVLAAKVFAGVWNNPQIHVQQVWFTIGHTKVYAGFLLNNLSVLMLLLVSVIALPVHIYSTAYMKHDDRYSRYFTYLSFFCFSMLALVVVDNLVLFYAFWELVGFSSYLLIGFWFTKDKAVQANKKAFIMNRIGDIGLLSAIIILFAMYGTFDINALFGHEGMLSISAIRDGQWAIQPDLLPRSYGSIWLSGGASGSLPAIWQCIAVTGIVLAVAAKSAQFPLHTWLPDAMEGPTSVSALIHAATMVAAGVFLLGRVYPLFTQTELTVLACIGCFTAFMAATIALTQNDLKRVLAYSTISQLGFMVLGMGVGAYSSSLFHLVTHAFFKCLLFLVAGIVIHEMQHVKEENNLDIDPQDISLMGGLRKKLPLTFVVALIGGLALIGLPLTSGYLSKDGILIQAFEWSDGKAAWFKIIPVMALLTSWLTAFYVARLIFKVFFGEFRLPQIYPGLKMHMGDGGWQYKLPLVLLALCCFFPLFSFNPFGYEQAWLSSGLRLHGLAKFGSIYHLSIPALVNIFSLLVIYAAYIIYVKQSTFSFPQTGFFYRLSYNQWYFDRIYKRVFVKPILGLGKFMYWFDKNIIDGFIHLLAAVSRFVAGFAAWADKYIVDGFLHMVAAIVQSIGNFARKFQGGKVQYYLFSMLAIVLLLFILKILI; the protein is encoded by the coding sequence TTGAACAACACACTATCCCATACCGATCTCACCCTCGTCACCTGCGCACTCGCAGCTGTAGCATCGCCGCTGCTTGCTGCTTTGGTAAACTTTTGCCTGCCGGTAAAAAGCAAAATTGCGGGTTGGGCATCTACTGTGGCTATTTTGTTGAGCTGTGTTTTGGCGGCCAAAGTATTTGCCGGGGTATGGAATAATCCACAAATACATGTGCAGCAGGTTTGGTTTACTATTGGGCATACTAAGGTTTACGCAGGTTTCCTGCTCAATAATTTATCGGTGCTGATGTTGTTATTAGTATCGGTTATTGCTTTGCCGGTACACATTTACTCTACTGCTTACATGAAGCATGATGACAGGTACAGCCGCTACTTCACCTATTTAAGTTTCTTCTGTTTCAGCATGCTTGCTTTGGTAGTAGTGGATAACCTGGTGCTGTTTTATGCTTTTTGGGAGTTGGTAGGCTTTTCGTCATATCTGTTAATTGGTTTTTGGTTTACAAAAGACAAAGCGGTACAGGCCAATAAAAAAGCCTTTATCATGAATAGGATAGGGGATATTGGTTTGCTTAGCGCCATCATTATCCTGTTTGCCATGTATGGCACTTTTGATATCAATGCGTTGTTTGGACATGAGGGTATGCTTAGTATTTCTGCCATAAGGGATGGGCAATGGGCTATACAGCCCGATTTGCTGCCCAGGTCTTACGGATCAATATGGTTGTCTGGCGGGGCTTCGGGCTCATTGCCCGCCATCTGGCAATGCATTGCCGTTACAGGTATCGTTTTAGCAGTCGCTGCTAAATCGGCACAGTTCCCGTTACATACCTGGTTGCCCGATGCTATGGAGGGGCCAACATCCGTGTCCGCGTTAATACACGCCGCGACTATGGTTGCCGCTGGGGTGTTCTTGTTAGGCAGGGTATATCCATTGTTTACCCAAACAGAACTTACCGTGCTGGCCTGCATCGGCTGTTTTACTGCTTTTATGGCGGCTACCATTGCACTTACACAAAACGATTTAAAACGGGTGCTGGCTTATTCTACTATATCGCAGTTAGGTTTTATGGTTTTGGGTATGGGGGTAGGGGCGTACTCATCATCGCTGTTCCATTTGGTTACGCATGCTTTTTTTAAATGTTTGCTTTTCCTGGTGGCCGGTATCGTGATCCACGAAATGCAGCATGTTAAAGAGGAAAATAACCTCGATATCGATCCGCAGGATATTTCATTAATGGGTGGCCTGCGTAAAAAGCTGCCGCTGACTTTCGTCGTTGCCCTTATTGGTGGGTTGGCGTTGATAGGGTTGCCGCTTACATCGGGCTATCTATCTAAAGACGGCATCCTGATCCAGGCTTTTGAGTGGAGCGACGGCAAAGCTGCCTGGTTTAAGATTATACCTGTCATGGCGTTATTGACCAGTTGGCTCACGGCATTCTACGTAGCAAGGCTCATCTTCAAAGTTTTCTTTGGTGAATTCAGGCTGCCCCAAATATACCCCGGTTTGAAGATGCATATGGGCGATGGAGGCTGGCAATACAAATTGCCATTGGTGTTGCTGGCGCTTTGCTGCTTTTTTCCGCTGTTTTCATTTAATCCCTTTGGGTACGAGCAGGCTTGGTTATCCAGCGGTTTAAGACTGCACGGCCTGGCTAAGTTCGGGAGCATTTATCACCTTAGCATCCCGGCGCTGGTAAATATTTTCAGCTTACTGGTCATTTACGCTGCTTATATCATCTATGTAAAACAAAGCACCTTTTCATTCCCGCAAACCGGGTTCTTTTACCGCCTATCCTACAACCAATGGTACTTTGATAGAATTTACAAACGCGTATTTGTAAAACCCATATTAGGGCTGGGTAAGTTCATGTACTGGTTTGATAAAAATATTATTGATGGCTTTATCCATTTGCTTGCTGCTGTGAGCAGATTTGTTGCCGGTTTTGCCGCCTGGGCGGATAAATATATCGTGGATGGATTTTTACACATGGTGGCTGCCATTGTACAAAGTATTGGCAATTTTGCACGTAAATTCCAGGGGGGCAAAGTGCAATATTATTTGTTTAGTATGCTGGCCATTGTGCTGCTGCTGTTTATTTTAAAAATACTGATATAA